In Haliotis asinina isolate JCU_RB_2024 chromosome 15, JCU_Hal_asi_v2, whole genome shotgun sequence, the sequence TTTAGCTGGGCATCAGAATTTGCCAGTGGTTGAAATTAATTTAAACGTTAGAGAAACAGGCCGTTAGAATAGGCCGCCAAAGGTAAAGTACATTGGGTTGGTAAAATCTCTGAGAGTTTGGACATTGTGTTTATCACAGTCCTagatatgtaaaatatttgtggAAGGAGCTAGGGAACGTCTCGCTGTATGGTAGAGGTGGTGGTGTCTGACGGGAGTAAGGTCCCTTCTAAATTCCAAATGACAATGGCCTACAGCCCATGAAGGTCAGTGTTGAAAAGTTGCAGTCGAGTATAACCAAAACAGAATATGGGAAAATCTGACAAAATCTACTAAAGTTCACAAAACAATATGATGACTCATAGAAATCTGTGTATTGACAGACAGGGTAATGTCACTCACTAGTAATTCTTTGCTCGTGAATGACTGGGCCCTTGCAGAGCTTATCGAATAAGCGCTTTGAAATATAAGGTGCATATTTGAAGAACGCAGAAAAAATGATGAGATGATTTGTTATATCGCAAGTGCCTGTGGTATTAGTTTGATGTACCTTGTCCATTCTGTGAGTTGAGATCCATTTATCTTTCCTTGATGTTACAGATCTCCAAAACACAGCATAGGGAATCTCAGTCTGACAGAAGATTTCGATGCACGTTTTGCCACTGGCATAAAAGGTTGGCTGATTATTTAAGGCCgtactcggcaatatttcagtaaaatgGTGTAAATTCACTGCATGTGTTCACAATGCTGACAATCCATCAAGCGGAATCAAGCCATCTTGCGCGCTGATAACATTGAGAATGCCTTCAATGTATACAAATGTGTGTCTCGCCACAAGTCTaaattacttgtttgtttgttgtttaatggcaCACGACAGTGCTTTAACCGTAAATACATGAAGCGTGCACAAGACAGTATAGTGTGTGTTGTCATGGATCATtcaatttggatatgatgacatgcatcaacaaagtCTGCCAAGAGGCACGTGTGCAGTCTTAACCTTGAGCCACCGGATATCGGAGGGCCAGTGTACACAACATCaaacgtcatttttcagcacGACACTGCCGCAGACAGGGTAAGCAATTGCCTGCAGAGCGTCTCGTCAACAGTGGAGACGGTTTGTGTTCTGCTATAAAGGTCTTTTCCGCATTTTCCTGTTGCGTTCGTATACGCGATTAAAGTGCCCAAATGAATGTGATGTGCAGACTGATGCATGTGGTGGTGTTATTAGGGTTATGATTGTGGCAGGTAGGTGTCTTCCAGAATACTAGGCCAGGACATGGAAATGTTGTAATGTTGAAGGTTACATCGACCTGATCCTGATCGACCAGGCTGTTTCATCTCTGCAACATTCCTGCTTTACATACCTCTGTATGCTGCAAGTAGTATTTATACTTTAGCCCAACTTGTACAATCCTCCTGGAAAGACTTCTACACGTCACGGTTATGGTGATTTCTTTTCATAACGTGTTGTTGCTTCAAATTCCTATTTTGCGGTGAAGGAACAAAATTAATGTAGTTTCATGATATATGTAAAATGAACCATCCATGAATTGCATCAATATTGTTGGAACGAAAGTATGTCTTGTGTATGTGCAGCGGTTTATGAATGACCAGTGGGAGAGGGTAGGTGGGTCATTGGCAGCTGTGTAGATTGTACGTCAAATGTGAGGAAACATTTAATGACGATTGATGGTCTTCAATCCATTCAAGTTTCATGTCGAAATGTTTTCGTGCACGCACGCTTGGTTAATACACAAATCTGTGCTCTTACCACTTAAACTATCTTTCCAGGAAACATTCATAAGATTAAAAGTTAATTGGTGTTGCTTTTGGGGCTATCCAATCATTTCCAGTTAGCCCATCTACTGATTGGTATAGACGCGCTCGGCTGACTTCAATACCTCAACTGTCAACCTCTTAATACAAGCTGACTCGTCGGCACCTTCACTGAAGTATTTGCTTGTTAATAAGGTAATGGAGGTTCGAGAACATGGCTCTTTCGACCTCGAAGGGCACGGTATCCGGTACAGTATccatttcataaaatatgtattgatcGTGTTATGGCATAATTACTGAAAACATTGGCCATGAAGTGGGATTTATGTCCCTGGTGCTGCGTCACAATGAACCATGTTGCCTATAGGAGCCTTGTGTCATGTGTGTATATGCGTCACAATGAACCTTATCGCCCATAGAAACCTTTTGTCATGCGTGTATGTGCGTCAGAATGAACCATATGGCCTATAGATTCTATAGCCTTGTGCCATGTGTGTATATGCGTCACAATGAACCTTATCGCCCATAGAAACCTTTTGTCATGCGTGTATGTGCGTCAGAATGAACCACATGGCCTTTAGAAGTCTTGTGCGATGTTGTATATGCACCAGAATGAACCATATAGCCTATATAAGTTGAATGGGCATATGTACATACTTCCAGTTATCTGAATACAACTAAACCATAATTGtataaacaaaaaagaaaagtgTTTCTGCCTGCCTGCTTATGCATAGCTTACCGCTAAAACAACGTACTAGGATAATACATGCTACATTATGGTGCATGATCACATCAAAGTAAACATTTGTATAAACAATGAATACCCCAGCGAGATTTGACCTACATGTACGCACTGATGACAGCACGGATCAACTAGTGCTTCTTACCACCGGCAGTTCACTTCTGTAGCTGCATCTCTAATGGACAATAATTGTACTGTATCCACTTTCTGCAGCAGTAACCATATCTAATACGTGGCAGCTTCATGAAAAAGACTGTGCTGTCAGTAAACAGTATTAACCCAGTGTGTAAATGTGTTGTAAATGTGCATTTAATATATACGTATTTCCCGATATATTCCCTGAAACACATGAAGCTATCGGGTGATTTTTCAATAAATCCATGTTAAGGACATAACGTCTCACCTAAGTAACCAAAATAACTGACAAAAGTTGGGAAACCACGCGAGTAACTTAACACTTCACAGATACATTAGGAGCATTACATATATTTCCTCTAGGGTACCTCACTGGGGGGCCGAGCTATCATACTCTTGGGACTGAATATTTTGGCTTTCCATACACAATGTTACACTTCATAAGTTCATAGCAATTCAATCGAGGTAGGTAtgactgaatattgctaagaaacACCGAATGGCTATTACATATTATATAACAGGTTCAGCTTAAATATTAATTTGGTACTATAAAAAGTGTACTGAATTACTAAAAAGTCTACTCTTTATCTTCAGTCCAAAATGTCACTCCCTGTGAATACCATGCTACTTCATATAAACCTTCCGAGAACAAACAGGACTGCCAGTGAACATATTAATGCCTGATGGGGAGGCAGATAACTTTGTCTTAACTGTTTTTAAGTGGTAAGACGCCATATTATATAAAGTATGCCAAGTACTGGATGGACCGTTGAATGTGGGATTTCATTCACCTGAAAACTTCAAATATAGGCTCTATTTTAATAATAGAAGTATctcttgatttttttaaatgtcaaagATTTTATCCATACAAAAATAGAAATTACGACTCCGTTTACAACATGTGTCAAACCTTATCCTTTTCAACATCAATCACATCACAACACTCCCAGTAAACACTAACAATTCGGCTTGGctgattttattgttttaagAAATGTTGGGAAACCGGGAGCACCCCGCTGAATCTTCATGGACTTCGTTATTGACCGGTTTTTAGACTGGAGAAAAATTCTTTGTATCAGAAAGTTGTAATAAGATTAAAGCATTTCCAAGATGAGAATATTTTGGTTCAATAGTTTTCTTAACGCGGAGAGAAATCCACacaattcaaattcatttatgtCACAGTATTTGGTTTTGATGATGAAACTAAGAATTATTCGTTGTGGATAATGTTTTTAGATTTCAGAAAGATTCTGAAAGCAAACACTTTCTGGAACAGCATGCTCATTCACATCATTATTCATTTCAATACCCATCAACATAAAGAATTATTCTCAATACATTAGTGTACCAAGCAGGCTGACATTTCTAATGTTCAAATCTGCCTCTTTAATTACCATATTCAGAGACTTTTGGTAAACTTGGGTATTTGCATTATCCTTACATATGTCGACGTGGATTTCGTCTGCCACGCACTAATTGACGAAAGCAAATTACTCGTACTTGTCGATGATTAGGCTGTTTTCTGATTTTTATTTGAATTCATTCCATTATTTGAAAAAACATATGAATTAACCGCACATGATAAACATTTATCTCGTCCACAGTATTCTCGTCTTCTTGAAAATTAATTCGATCAGATAAAAATACATTCACATTATCAAGTTATTGCTGTCATAGGTTAACTACAAATCAAAGACTACTGGTTGATGTGTGCTAGTGAGAATTGAGGTTCGTCCCTCAGCACACATCAACGCTCCCGTGCAAGCACTTGTTATGTTGAGCTGAACACACTGGCTAGCGATCGCTGTCTCTTCGTCATTGTCTAAACTCGCGTCTAACTACTATTATCAACAGCAATGAAATCTATACATTATGGGTTGTTAGAGGTCGATAGGTGGGGAAATGTGGGAGATAAGTATTCCCCTGCGACTTCTTAAGTGACTTATGAATCCGTTCTTACAGCAGGAAGTTAATGGTAAAAACTATTGTTAAAGCAACTGTTCAACAAAACTTCTCTCATAATAAGCACATTGGTTATATAATACGTGAACAATATAATTATTCATCCCTTCGTCATTGAGCAATTGAAACACGTTTTGAAACAGACAGCTATATATCTATAAGGATATGAATTATGTAATGTATGTCAAACATTCGTGTATTACTTCTAACGGTTTATTCAGTCCAACTTATTCTTACCATACACAACTATTTACACAGAAATACACAAACCCGTTAAATTTTGAGAGCCACACAGCGGTCCCCACAATTGACAGAAAAGCTTGAAGTTGACATACTGTTATGGTGATATTGTCGTTTACGGTTTCTATAACGGTATTTTGGACAACAAATGAATATGAGTTTACCAAATGCTCGCCTAAAATCGCGCATAGATAATGCATATATGATTGGGTTCATGCCGGAGTTGATGTATCCTAGCCAAGTAAATACTGGAAAAAGTATCTCCGGCGACCGTACACAATCAGTATGGCAAAGTCCAAACAAGACGTTAGTTACAAAAAACGGCAGCCAACACATTGTGAACACACCAACTACTATACCAAGAGTTTTGGCAGCTTTTTGTTCGCGTGCCAGCTTGGTTAATTTTTTGCTGATTGCAAAATGGCGAAGTCGTTTGGTGATGAATTTCGGCTGTCTGTGTGTCCCATGATGGGATTCTGAGTTATTCGGATGACGTAACATATGAGAAGGACTATCGCTCTCACTGTCACTGGTTGAACGTTCTATTTGCATTGGCTCATCGTGGAGACGTCTGGCACCTCCCCTATGAATTCGAAGGGTCATCACTTCTCCATCTCGAAGTCCATTTGATGTTGTCTTGCTCCCTTCTTTTAATCCTTTAGATTGCTCAACTGCAGCTAAGTATATTCTGCAATACACGAACATCATCACTATTGTTGGGGCGTAGAAAGAAACGatggaagaaaatattagatATGCACTGTCATCTGtgaaaatacattcattttttgAGAGATCTGCAGGCATCACTGCTTTCCACCAAGCAATGGCTGGGAATGAAATTCCCGCTGAACAGAGCCACACAAACGTGATCAATAGACACACTTTacatgttgacattttactCGGATAAGCTATTGGATCTGTTATAGCCCAATATCTATCCAGCGAAATAACACATAGATTTAGGATGGAAGCTGTACTTGCCAGAACGTCTAAGGAGTGCCATAGGTCACACCATTCAGCTCCGTATAGCCACACCTGATTGGTCATCTCGTGGCTGATGCTGAACGGCATCACAACTCCGCCAACCATCATATCAGCCACAGCAAGAGACACTATAAAATAATTGGTCACAGTACGGAGATATATCTCTTTTGAAACTGCAACTATGACCAGAATATTACCAGCTATAGTAATGAATGAAAAGCATGACAGAAATACACCAACAGCAGGGTGTTTCATTCTCATATCAGTACAGTTAAGGAACGTTTCATTTTCCATAGCATTATGCTCCAGAACAGAACATTCCGTGGAATTAAGCTGCAGGTAGATCATGTACTTATGTTTGCAGTGTCCTAAATACACATCAACCAAATTTTTAGCAACTCGTCGAATTGCAGGGATCCAGTGATAATGCACATATGTCATCAATTCATTACAAACGACGGTAGTCAACGGATAGATCAAACCAGAATACGCTTGCACTTTGGTTtggatgaagagaaacaaaAGCATATCAAAGACAGGCTGCGTGCTTTCATATTTTCCCAATCCTAGGCACAATGTTTCTTTAGAGAAGCACGTTAGGGAAGATGTCAAAACACCTATTTGACGGATAATATCGCCGGGAAGATATCGATCCTCATATTCAGATGGAACTCAGAAGAAGCTTTTGGTCGGAATCTCAAACTCGATGCACTAATAATTTCGACAGGAAACAACTGCTGGGTATTCCGGATAGTTTACCTTCATTAAGAATCACTTACATCCAATTCAGCACGACACCATCCTTCTGAACTTTGCTTAAAAGGGATGCTGTAAAATAGTATTATATCCCGGAGGCTCGCTTCTCTGTTGTGTATATATCCCATCTGCAGAACGCGAACACCAGAACAGACAAGGGCGGTGCGAGACGTTTTCTCTCGTCGATGTCGGGAGCCAAACCTCCTTCAGTTAAATCGTCCGTGTAATACTGCCCCAAGTGTAGCAGAAGGAAGAATTAAGCTAGGGCCTGAGAGAAGAAGGTATCGACTTCGATGCACACTGTagccatttcatcatcatcTGATTTGATGCAACGTTATGAAAAACTGTAGGTCTTGTATTAGCTACGACACACGCATTGCTTGTGTCCCGTCCTGGTTATCACATACTCCAAGTTAACACAATGGAGAACACCAAATTGTTTCATGATACACACGCAACTGTTACCATGCGGTGATGCCCACATTCGTTCAGAGGTCTTCCAGCTCGATCTGAAACGGTAGAAATCGATGAGAGCTCTCACTTGTATCTAACTAAGGAGTGTCTGTATTCATGGCGGGAAATGGCATTAACAGCGTTTCTACTTGCTGAACAATATTTCTTATAATAGAGAAAAGAATGATTTAGTGATGCTACTCGAAGAACAATGGATGCGATCCTAAAACATCAGGGATGTTTTTGATAAATATATCCCAAATATTGTATGTTGCTTTCTGTGGCCCATTTGCACCAAGTTTTAAAGCCAGAAAGACCCACTGTAATAGACACATTAAATCGCAATCCAACATCTCAAGAAGAAGGAATCGTAAATCTAACGTGTACcacaaacagaacaaatgcAGAATATATAGGGAATCTTTCAAGCATGGCAAATCTTTAGTCTGAATTAAAGTGTGcacttgtgtgtgtgcgtgcgtatgtgtgtacgtgcgtTTACACGTTTGGGGAAAATAAATGTTCTTATCCTAATCTGTCTGCTCTCGTGAAACAATGACCTTTCAGGCCTTGGAATACCGACAGAATTTATATTTTGGTGTATATCCGATAACAGCTGTTAAATTGCCTTTTGGTTCACACATAAGCATACGAATATGGAATACATTGAAGACATTAAAATGGAAACAGGACAGTAGCGATGACAATTACAAATTTCCTTAGAGAAAAGatgttttttcagttttaaaaagCACAACTTCACAATTCCTTAGATTTACCATATTATATGCAGCTCGTGACGTCAGGGTCTGAGCTAGGGAAGCGATAGATATTGAGCTGATGCGTGAAATGTTTGCTTCACGCTAAAGAATAGTTACTTCATTCATTACCGCCTTCGGTTTGCTGATCTATCTCACCTTCACTTTGGGGCACACGGTCAGCAAACCTGtacatttgttttgttggttggtttaacgttgcactctgcaatatcacagctgtatggcgtcggtctgtaaataatcgagtctggaccagtcaatctaGTGATCATGGGCATCGATGTACGAAGCTaagttacgatgacatgtgtcaaccaagtcagcgttaaccgcctcttacgacaagcatggattggtGAATAATGAACATAGGAAGAATGTATTTGTGTCAAACACGGTGTAAAAGGTCACACGTAGCGTTTTCATTAGATCCGCTTAAATTCACCTTCTGTTGactgtaaacacaaacaatCGCTGTGGTATATGGGTAGGCAGCTTACCAAGTTACTTCGTACCAGTATGAAACCAAAACGTTGTATACGTTGTATACACCTCGAGCATGCCATTGATGAAAACCTTTATTGATTTAACCTTTCATTCATGTCAGGCTACTgtaatggtggatgttgcttCACAATTACCTCAGCCAATCAGAGAGAGGTGCATTCAGATTGCGAAAACATATTTGTAGTATCTATTTAACAATCATTTAATTCATCCAGCGACGATTATTTAGAGATACTGAATGAACATGTACACTGTGTGCTGTATCATTTCCTCACAAACATTTCGCATCCGCCCAGATCCAAGAATAGGATGCAgctttgaaatatatgttaaagGGGTTTCACATAAAGCATAATCTACACATTCTTATACAGCACCTTTTAAATAGAAGTCTATGAAAAATGCAAACCGTGTCACATCAGTTGGAATACATGTTTAATCCATTTCTACTGGCTTGGTAGTTTTACGTTTCTAGGCCCCTATTCTCGAAAGGATCCTAGCCCTAGATATCTTTGATCTTTGATCCTAGAGTCTAGGATAGGTGTCCTACCTTATTCTTGAAAGATATCCTAACTTAGGACAGATACTAGAATAGGTTCTGGCTTGTCCATCTCAGTGGAAATAAACATGGTGTGGTACTGGGTGCCTATTCTCAAAAGTGTCCCAGTTAAGACTAATCCTTACTAGTTAGGACAGGAGTTAGGACATCCTACTGTTAAGATAAGATCCATTCTCGAAACGATCTTATCCTTGTCCTAAGTTGAGTAACGGATCCAACTAGGATAGCGAGCTCTTCAGTAGGTGAGATAGAAAAAAACCTTCATCAGGTTCACCTAAATATTATCTATTATTAATTGCATCAAAAACATATAGGGCAGCAACCATCTCGTTACAAGATAAATGGTGAGGCTAGAAACAGAAGTTAAAGGTTTGAAAGTGGTGACATTCAGTTTTTGGTGGACTTACTTTATCTGTAAttaattatatttataataaaCATTCATACCTTGTATCCAGAAAAATAGAGTGAACTTGTACTCGAATATTTCCTAGGTGAATTTTCACTTAGTGATGTGACGCATAATGATAATTATTAGAAAAATTAgaaaaatcaaatgaaaatattttttgcacgTCTTAATTCTCTTTCTGGCAGACtttaaaaatctgtcgacaaatGTTATGTCCTAGTTTAACAAATAAATGTGATGTGATAGAAATATCGAATATGTTGCAATAGTTAGatctgataaaaatattttagatcTATTTGAGTACAAGTTCACTCTATTTTTCTGGATACAAGATATATATTTCGAATATGACTATAATTAATTACAATTTCTTCCAAATCAAGTAAGTCCACCAAAAGCTGAATTTCACAACTTTCAAACCGTTTACTTCTATTTCTAGTCTCaccatttgtcttgtaaacgagATTGTAGCTGCCCttacaaatgtgtttttcatgcaaTGAAATATGGATAATATTTAGGTGAACTTAATGAAGGTTTTTACTGAAGAGCTCGTTATCCTAGCTAGGATCTGTTACTCAACTTAGGACATGGATAAGATCGTTTCGAGAATGAGTCTTATCTTAACAGTAGGATGTCATAACTCCTGTCCTAACTAGTTAGGATCCGTCTTAGCCGGGACACTTTAGAGAATAGGCACCCTGGATCGGAAATATAGGTGCAGCTATCCAAACTTCACAAGAACTTCGTCCTAATAATGACAACAAAACGATTTCCTCTGAGGGTTTCGAATACCATTTTCAACACGACCGCTAGGGTAGCTAAGGAAGAAGGGTCACACTTGTGTATAGTAAATCATCCTTTCGTGCTGTGAACTAGTTTCAGCAACAAACTTAGCTTGGCAGGAATAATGCAGTTTTATAAGTGAAAAGGTTCAGATGTGTAAATGATGCAATTAGATATTTCAGGAGAGATGTACTCTGGGCACTCACCTTGTTCATCACTACTTCGAATGTATACACGTTACATATCACGTGGCCTGATGATGACTTTAATAAGATCACTAGTTCCACCCTGTCACAGCAGATATAATGTTGCCATTGCATTTGTACTGCGCCTCGTTGAAGTGATTTGTATACTTATTTAGACCACGTCTCTTTGCTGTTTCTTACAGGGAAAACACATAATTAACGGCTTCAGCATGGGTATCAACACGTAACAACATGAATACAGAGACAAACTAGGAGCACGCAGCATGAGGAAGACTTCTCCTTGACCATAGAGGTAGAGGTTTGACAAGACGGGGGAAAACGGGTTCTGAGGTATAACATTAGCATTTGCTTCTTTTTCTTTCGTGGTGTTTGATCTAGTAGCTACAAATCACAACATCAAAGTTAAATGTTTCTGAGAATGTAATTTTAACATGTGTCTCAGATAGAGGCAAATATAATGGATTAGGAACTCCCCTGTCTTATTGTCAATATTCCATACCTCCATACAAATGTGTCATATGAAGGAATATCGCATTTTCctatgaatatatttattaagccagaccttatttatttcttcataAACGAACGATGGAACAGATCACGGTTAGGTCGAACCACCAACGGCAGGCCATTTGTAAGTGCTCGTGATAGCATGAAAAGATATGCATGGTGTTGACAAAATCTTGTCAGCGAAACAAATCATCCTTTAAACAATTTGTTTACCTGACATGACAGTCCATGTGAGTTTACAATAGCACTGGAAGACATTGCGTCGATTATAAATACTTTCTACACATTGTATGAGTGGTGGCATCACAATCACAGATGTTTGGGCAGTTAGTCTGGGGTTCACGGGTAAATTTAGGCATTTTGGTATTTGGTTTATTGGCATGACGTCACAGAGAATCCGTATTCCAACCGATTATATGACCCCGTGCTAAGGATTTATTCCTAGCTTCAATATATAGTTAGGGGTGAACACGGATGTGAAAATCCAGGGATTTACTTCTTTTCTTCATCAGAATAATGCCATTTAGTTACGGTAAAGACAATGAGCTTCTTACGTATATTTTGAGTTGCGCTGAGATCGATACCTTAGCTATAATAGGCTTCCCTCATTAGCAGCCAACAAAGTCGATATCGTTTACCGATGGAGCGAGAACAATGATGTGGAAGAAGTGTCAATATTAACATGGTTCTACAGGATATAGATGTATACAGCAACTGGTGATCACGTGCAGTCAGTGTCTACATCCctgtatacatacataagtCTGTCTATCCAACGTGTTTACCAATCCGAAGGATCCGGTACAGATGGCACC encodes:
- the LOC137265923 gene encoding dopamine receptor 2-like; amino-acid sequence: MLLFLFIQTKVQAYSGLIYPLTTVVCNELMTYVHYHWIPAIRRVAKNLVDVYLGHCKHKYMIYLQLNSTECSVLEHNAMENETFLNCTDMRMKHPAVGVFLSCFSFITIAGNILVIVAVSKEIYLRTVTNYFIVSLAVADMMVGGVVMPFSISHEMTNQVWLYGAEWCDLWHSLDVLASTASILNLCVISLDRYWAITDPIAYPSKMSTCKVCLLITFVWLCSAGISFPAIAWWKAVMPADLSKNECIFTDDSAYLIFSSIVSFYAPTIVMMFVYCRIYLAAVEQSKGLKEGSKTTSNGLRDGEVMTLRIHRGGARRLHDEPMQIERSTSDSESDSPSHMLRHPNNSESHHGTHRQPKFITKRLRHFAISKKLTKLAREQKAAKTLGIVVGVFTMCWLPFFVTNVLFGLCHTDCVRSPEILFPVFTWLGYINSGMNPIIYALSMRDFRRAFGKLIFICCPKYRYRNRKRQYHHNSMSTSSFSVNCGDRCVALKI